Proteins from a genomic interval of Oncorhynchus mykiss isolate Arlee chromosome 21, USDA_OmykA_1.1, whole genome shotgun sequence:
- the LOC110500044 gene encoding tetraspanin-9 isoform X1, with the protein MARGCLCCVKYMLFLFNLLFWLGGCGLLGVGVWLSVSQGSFATLSPSFPSISAANLIITLGAVIMVTGFLGCLGAIKENKCLLLSFFITLLVILLVELILLILFFVYTDNVSESARQDLKEGLTLYSTNNNVGLRNAWNTIQTEWHCCGVNVYTDWHTALQEKVVPDHCCQNIYQDCGRNATNQFWTQGCYEKVEEWLDDNKHLLGTIAMCVLVIQLLGMAFSMTLYQQIHRSGKKYEA; encoded by the exons ATGGCTCGCGGCTGCCTCTGCTGCGTCAAATACATGTTGTTCCTCTTCAACCTGCTCTTCTGG TTGGGGGGCTGTGGTTTGTTGGGTGTGGGAGTGTGGTTGTCTGTGTCCCAGGGCAGCTTTGCCACCCTATCACCATCCTTCCCCTCCATCTCTGCTGCCAACCTCATCATCACCCTGGGTGCTGTCATCATGGTCACAGGCTTCCTGGGTTGTCTGGGTGCCATCAAGGAGAACAAGTGTCTGCTGCTGAGT TTTTTCATCACGTTGTTGGTTATTCTGTTGGTGGAGCTGATCCTACTCATCCTGTTCTTCGTATACACAGACAAT gtgagtgagaGCGCCAGACAGGACCTGAAAGAGGGACTTACTTTGTACAGCACCAACAACAACGTGGGCCTCCGCAACGCCTGGAACACCATACAGACAGAG tggcATTGTTGTGGGGTGAATGTGTACACAGACTGGCACACTGCCCTGCAGGAGAAGGTGGTTCCTGACCACTGCTGCCAGAATATCTACCAGGACTGTGGGCGCAATGCCACCAACCAGTTCTGGACACAG GGTTGCTATGAGAAGGTGGAGGAGTGGCTGGAtgacaataaacacctgctgggAACCATCGCCATGTGTGTTCTGGTCATacag CTCCTGGGAATGGCCTTCTCCATGACTTTGTACCAGCAGATCCACCGATCCGGGAAGAAGTACGAAgcttag
- the LOC110500044 gene encoding tetraspanin-9 isoform X2, with protein MARGCLCCVKYMLFLFNLLFWLGGCGLLGVGVWLSVSQGSFATLSPSFPSISAANLIITLGAVIMVTGFLGCLGAIKENKCLLLSVSESARQDLKEGLTLYSTNNNVGLRNAWNTIQTEWHCCGVNVYTDWHTALQEKVVPDHCCQNIYQDCGRNATNQFWTQGCYEKVEEWLDDNKHLLGTIAMCVLVIQLLGMAFSMTLYQQIHRSGKKYEA; from the exons ATGGCTCGCGGCTGCCTCTGCTGCGTCAAATACATGTTGTTCCTCTTCAACCTGCTCTTCTGG TTGGGGGGCTGTGGTTTGTTGGGTGTGGGAGTGTGGTTGTCTGTGTCCCAGGGCAGCTTTGCCACCCTATCACCATCCTTCCCCTCCATCTCTGCTGCCAACCTCATCATCACCCTGGGTGCTGTCATCATGGTCACAGGCTTCCTGGGTTGTCTGGGTGCCATCAAGGAGAACAAGTGTCTGCTGCTGAGT gtgagtgagaGCGCCAGACAGGACCTGAAAGAGGGACTTACTTTGTACAGCACCAACAACAACGTGGGCCTCCGCAACGCCTGGAACACCATACAGACAGAG tggcATTGTTGTGGGGTGAATGTGTACACAGACTGGCACACTGCCCTGCAGGAGAAGGTGGTTCCTGACCACTGCTGCCAGAATATCTACCAGGACTGTGGGCGCAATGCCACCAACCAGTTCTGGACACAG GGTTGCTATGAGAAGGTGGAGGAGTGGCTGGAtgacaataaacacctgctgggAACCATCGCCATGTGTGTTCTGGTCATacag CTCCTGGGAATGGCCTTCTCCATGACTTTGTACCAGCAGATCCACCGATCCGGGAAGAAGTACGAAgcttag